A section of the Anabaena cylindrica PCC 7122 genome encodes:
- a CDS encoding GAF domain-containing sensor histidine kinase, with protein MKLTPRKSKKKYQLDMAFSHNVGGKQKALSRVIAHIRESLDINTIFKITVTEVRQLLNTDRVGVFRFYPDPELEWEGEFIYEDVGAESASILATKMHDHCFVQEFTKLYREGRITAISDIYQDVASDCHVKMLEKFQVRANIAVPLMKCQDLWGLLCIHQCSGPRQWEASEIEFVQLIAEHLGVALQQADYIEQMKLQSAQLAQAKAREKAAEWQKTIARTIEKIRQSLDLENIFRTTTEELRKLLNSDRVAIYRFNPDWSGEFVFEAVTEGWVTLMEEQLQRPELGDNISECKLKDLIEPSTDTYLQDTGGGRFAKGEVYRVCNDIYQAGFSDCYIKVLESYQAKAYVIIAILYKHKIWGLLAVYQNTETRDWQEDEVYLLTQVSSQLGVALQQAELLKHTQHQKEEITKTLKELQATQSQLIQSEKMAGLGQLVAGVAHEINNPISFIYGNIPYVNNYAQDLLKFIRVYQESYPQLTAEFKQQVASLDLDFIADDLPKMLNSMMSGATRIRELVLSLRIFARLDQAEKKPINLHEGIDSTLLILQNRLLQTETNFSDIQVIKEYSNLPNIFCYAAQINQVFLNIINNAIWALEKSMADGKLTDQPKIWIRTKLTGNNSVLICIADNGCGIDEGMESRIFEPFFTTKEPGEGTGLGLSVSYQIIVEKHGGQIKCVSEAGKGCEFLIEIPLKISS; from the coding sequence ATGAAACTGACACCACGAAAGTCCAAAAAAAAATATCAGTTAGATATGGCATTTTCTCATAATGTGGGTGGAAAACAAAAAGCTCTGTCTAGAGTCATTGCCCACATTCGTGAGTCTTTAGACATAAACACTATCTTCAAAATTACAGTTACAGAAGTTCGTCAGTTGCTTAACACAGATAGGGTTGGGGTGTTTCGCTTTTATCCTGATCCTGAGTTGGAATGGGAAGGCGAATTTATCTATGAAGATGTAGGAGCAGAATCAGCTTCCATCTTAGCCACTAAAATGCATGACCACTGCTTTGTACAGGAGTTTACAAAACTTTATCGGGAAGGGAGAATTACGGCAATATCGGATATTTATCAAGATGTTGCTAGTGATTGCCATGTGAAAATGTTAGAAAAATTCCAAGTCCGTGCCAATATAGCTGTCCCCCTGATGAAATGTCAGGATTTATGGGGTTTGCTGTGTATTCATCAGTGTAGTGGACCTCGGCAATGGGAAGCATCAGAAATTGAATTTGTGCAATTAATTGCTGAACATCTGGGAGTTGCCTTACAGCAAGCAGATTACATAGAACAAATGAAACTGCAATCTGCACAACTCGCACAAGCTAAAGCCAGAGAAAAAGCAGCAGAATGGCAAAAAACCATAGCTAGAACCATCGAAAAAATTCGCCAGTCTCTGGACTTAGAAAACATTTTCCGCACCACTACCGAAGAACTCAGAAAGTTACTGAATAGCGATCGCGTTGCTATTTATCGTTTCAATCCAGATTGGAGTGGTGAATTCGTATTCGAGGCTGTCACTGAGGGTTGGGTTACTCTCATGGAAGAACAGTTACAACGACCAGAATTAGGAGACAACATCAGCGAATGCAAATTAAAAGATTTAATTGAACCTTCTACTGATACATACCTACAAGATACAGGAGGTGGTCGGTTTGCTAAAGGTGAAGTATATCGTGTTTGTAATGATATTTATCAAGCCGGATTTAGTGACTGTTACATCAAGGTTTTAGAAAGCTATCAAGCGAAGGCTTATGTAATTATTGCTATCCTTTATAAGCACAAAATTTGGGGCTTATTAGCAGTTTATCAAAACACAGAAACCCGCGATTGGCAAGAAGATGAAGTCTACCTACTCACCCAAGTTAGTTCTCAATTGGGTGTAGCTTTACAGCAAGCAGAATTGTTGAAACACACACAACATCAAAAAGAAGAAATTACCAAAACTCTGAAAGAATTACAGGCAACTCAAAGCCAGTTAATTCAAAGTGAAAAAATGGCTGGTTTAGGACAGTTAGTAGCTGGGGTAGCTCATGAAATTAATAACCCAATTAGTTTTATTTATGGTAATATACCTTATGTTAATAATTATGCTCAAGATTTACTAAAATTCATACGTGTTTACCAAGAAAGCTATCCTCAACTAACAGCAGAATTTAAACAGCAAGTAGCATCTCTAGATTTAGATTTTATTGCTGATGATTTACCAAAAATGCTCAATTCTATGATGAGTGGGGCTACCCGTATTCGTGAACTGGTTCTTTCATTAAGGATTTTTGCTCGCCTTGATCAAGCAGAAAAGAAGCCTATTAATTTACATGAAGGCATCGACAGTACACTTTTAATTCTTCAAAATCGACTACTGCAAACAGAGACGAATTTTTCGGACATTCAAGTCATTAAAGAATATAGTAATTTACCGAACATCTTCTGCTATGCAGCCCAGATAAATCAGGTGTTTCTGAATATTATCAATAACGCAATTTGGGCATTAGAAAAATCAATGGCAGATGGCAAATTAACTGACCAACCGAAAATTTGGATTAGGACAAAACTTACAGGAAATAATTCTGTTTTGATTTGTATTGCTGATAATGGTTGTGGTATTGATGAAGGGATGGAATCACGGATTTTTGAACCTTTCTTTACTACTAAAGAACCAGGAGAAGGTACTGGGCTGGGTTTATCTGTGAGCTATCAAATTATTGTAGAAAAACATGGTGGTCAAATTAAGTGTGTTTCTGAAGCTGGTAAAGGTTGTGAGTTTTTGATTGAAATTCCCCTAAAAATTTCAAGTTAA
- the petN gene encoding cytochrome b6-f complex subunit PetN produces the protein MILTLGWVSLLVVFTWSISMVVWGRNGL, from the coding sequence ATGATTTTGACACTGGGTTGGGTATCACTTTTGGTTGTGTTCACTTGGTCGATTTCAATGGTAGTTTGGGGACGCAACGGACTATAG
- a CDS encoding 3'-5' exonuclease, with product MSNNYFLIVDLEATCCNQRTIPRHEMEIIEIGAVMLNRKTWEIDSEFQQFIQPVRHPQLTAFCTELTSITQQQVESAPLFTEVIPQFKEWIDSFPNNIFCSWGNYDKTQFLQDCKFHNISYPFGSEHRNIKNEFSEYLGVSHKFGMAQALKHLGMELQGTHHRGIDDARNIAAIYRYMQTTKIS from the coding sequence ATGAGTAATAATTATTTTCTGATAGTCGATCTTGAAGCTACTTGTTGTAATCAACGGACTATACCGCGTCACGAAATGGAGATTATCGAAATTGGTGCGGTAATGCTGAATAGAAAAACCTGGGAGATTGATTCTGAGTTTCAACAATTTATCCAACCTGTTCGACATCCCCAACTTACAGCTTTCTGTACTGAGTTAACAAGTATTACTCAGCAACAAGTTGAGTCAGCACCTCTATTTACAGAGGTGATTCCCCAGTTTAAAGAATGGATTGATTCATTTCCTAATAATATATTCTGCTCTTGGGGAAATTATGACAAAACGCAATTTCTCCAAGATTGTAAGTTTCATAATATTTCCTATCCTTTCGGTTCTGAACACAGAAATATCAAAAATGAATTTTCTGAATATTTGGGTGTATCTCATAAGTTTGGTATGGCGCAAGCCCTTAAGCATTTAGGCATGGAATTACAAGGTACACATCATAGAGGAATTGATGATGCCCGTAATATTGCGGCTATTTACAGATATATGCAAACTACAAAAATAAGTTAA
- a CDS encoding glycosyltransferase, which yields MNTNSSNSLLAVPTGVLKISEYPPVDVAVDHPIFLSLVIPTYKERDNIENVVNILSHLLDEAIPGNYELIVVDDDSPDRTWEVAQSLIPDYPQLRVMRREEERGLSSAVIRGWQAATGRVLGVIDGDLQHPPEVLTQLLGKIEDGADLALASRHVDGGGVSSWSVIRRFLSRGAQVLGLIILPGVLGRVSDPMSGYFMVRRSAIANATLNPVGYKILLEVIGRGKVGEIAEAGYVFRERTEGESKVTWKQYLEYIHHLVRLRVSTGRIGKIRRKVNFPVGRFLRFGAVGLSGVFVDMVMLYLLSDPTTLALPLTRSKIIAGEIAIFNNFLWNDAWTFADVSMLQKGWKPRLKRFLKFNVICLAGLFLNVMVLNIVFNFLIPNRYIANLIAIAVATIWNFWVNLKLSWRVTDVK from the coding sequence ATGAATACCAACTCGTCGAACTCTCTGTTAGCAGTTCCCACTGGCGTATTAAAGATTTCTGAATATCCACCCGTTGATGTGGCTGTAGATCATCCAATTTTTCTATCTCTAGTTATTCCTACGTATAAAGAGCGTGACAATATCGAAAATGTAGTCAATATTTTAAGTCACTTACTGGATGAGGCTATCCCTGGTAATTATGAACTGATTGTCGTGGATGATGATAGCCCAGATCGGACTTGGGAAGTAGCACAATCACTGATACCAGATTACCCCCAATTGCGGGTGATGCGACGAGAAGAGGAACGGGGACTGTCTTCGGCAGTAATTCGTGGGTGGCAAGCCGCTACAGGGCGTGTTTTAGGTGTAATTGATGGGGATTTACAGCATCCACCAGAGGTGTTGACGCAACTTTTAGGGAAGATAGAAGATGGAGCAGATTTAGCTTTAGCCAGTCGTCACGTAGATGGTGGTGGTGTGAGTAGTTGGAGTGTGATTAGGCGCTTTTTGTCTCGTGGGGCGCAAGTGTTGGGATTGATTATATTACCAGGGGTGCTGGGAAGAGTGTCTGATCCGATGAGTGGTTATTTTATGGTTAGGCGGAGTGCGATCGCTAATGCCACACTTAATCCTGTAGGTTATAAAATTCTTCTAGAGGTGATCGGCCGGGGAAAAGTGGGTGAAATTGCTGAAGCTGGTTATGTCTTCCGCGAACGGACAGAAGGCGAAAGCAAGGTGACATGGAAGCAATATTTAGAGTATATCCATCACCTAGTCCGGTTACGGGTATCTACTGGACGCATAGGAAAAATTAGGAGAAAAGTTAATTTCCCTGTGGGTCGATTTCTCCGCTTTGGTGCAGTGGGGCTAAGTGGGGTATTTGTAGATATGGTGATGCTTTACTTATTAAGTGATCCAACCACCCTCGCTTTACCCTTAACACGCAGTAAAATTATTGCTGGTGAAATTGCTATTTTCAATAATTTCTTATGGAATGATGCTTGGACGTTTGCGGATGTCTCCATGCTACAAAAAGGTTGGAAGCCAAGATTGAAGCGGTTTTTGAAGTTTAATGTGATTTGCTTGGCCGGATTGTTTTTAAACGTGATGGTATTGAATATAGTGTTTAATTTCCTCATTCCTAATCGCTATATTGCTAACTTGATAGCGATCGCAGTTGCCACAATCTGGAATTTCTGGGTAAACCTCAAACTAAGCTGGCGGGTAACTGATGTGAAATAA
- a CDS encoding glycosyltransferase family 39 protein: MNKISRILPPNWLGALMSVLLILAIFFRCVNVDRKVYWHDEAYTSLRISGYTKSELINEVFNGKVLPIEALKKFQRLNSETGLTDTINSLAVDDAQHPPLYYGMLRLWMQIFGNSITSARSLSILISLLSLPCIYWLCLELFKSPITAWISVALITVSPFHVLYAQEARQFALWILTTLLSSAVFLRAIRIGSKKNWGFYALTVALGLYTFLFSGLVVISHGIYLLFIEKFRFTKQFRAYLVAAIIAFISFLPWILNIINNLTVIESSTATAQIRQSLSVLVSTCIRNISYLFGDFWIYEQFIPDLDLPILRLGRFLVPLFLILTIYSFIFLCRRTSLQVWLFVLILSGVFALALILPDVIIGGKLSIRPRYVIPSYIGIQLSVAYLLATQIITSKDIVRKFWKSVLVVLISVGILSCAVSSQADGWWTKGRNTHSEIARIINQSANPLLISSTYSLNIGNLMSLSHLLNEKVQIQLVLNSKPVVPEIPNGFSDIFLYSPSPEFQAELEKTYKLDTVYKDGKLSHLKKKFSKTA; encoded by the coding sequence ATGAACAAAATCTCTAGAATTCTTCCTCCTAATTGGCTAGGAGCTTTAATGAGCGTATTATTAATACTAGCCATATTTTTTCGTTGTGTTAATGTTGATAGAAAAGTTTACTGGCATGATGAAGCATACACATCACTAAGAATTTCTGGATATACTAAATCAGAATTAATCAATGAAGTATTTAATGGAAAAGTTTTACCTATTGAAGCATTAAAAAAATTTCAGCGCCTAAATTCTGAAACTGGATTAACAGATACAATTAACTCTTTAGCTGTAGATGATGCTCAACATCCCCCACTTTATTATGGGATGTTGAGATTATGGATGCAAATTTTTGGTAATTCAATTACCAGCGCTAGAAGCCTATCAATTCTCATTAGTTTATTGTCTTTACCTTGCATTTATTGGTTATGTTTAGAATTATTTAAATCACCGATAACTGCATGGATAAGCGTTGCCCTGATAACAGTATCACCCTTTCATGTTTTATATGCCCAAGAAGCACGACAGTTTGCTTTATGGATTTTAACCACATTATTAAGTAGTGCAGTTTTCTTGCGAGCGATCAGGATTGGTAGTAAAAAGAATTGGGGATTTTATGCCTTAACAGTAGCATTAGGATTGTATACATTTTTGTTTTCTGGACTGGTAGTAATTTCCCACGGCATTTATCTATTATTCATAGAAAAATTTAGGTTTACCAAACAATTTAGAGCCTATCTAGTCGCAGCTATTATTGCTTTCATCTCTTTTCTGCCTTGGATTTTAAATATTATTAATAACCTAACTGTAATTGAAAGTTCTACAGCTACTGCACAAATAAGACAATCTTTATCAGTTTTAGTTTCTACCTGTATTAGAAATATCAGCTATTTGTTTGGTGACTTTTGGATATATGAACAATTTATTCCAGATTTAGATTTACCAATTTTGCGATTGGGGAGATTTTTAGTTCCTCTATTTTTAATTTTAACCATATATTCATTCATATTTCTTTGCCGTCGAACCTCACTACAAGTATGGTTATTTGTTTTAATTTTGAGTGGTGTATTTGCCTTAGCTCTCATCTTACCTGATGTGATAATTGGAGGTAAGTTAAGCATTCGTCCTAGATACGTAATTCCCTCTTATATAGGTATTCAATTATCTGTTGCTTATTTGTTGGCAACTCAAATAATTACTTCTAAAGACATAGTTCGCAAATTTTGGAAATCAGTATTAGTTGTTTTAATTTCTGTTGGTATTTTATCCTGTGCAGTTAGTTCTCAGGCAGATGGATGGTGGACTAAAGGTAGAAATACTCATTCGGAAATAGCTCGTATTATCAATCAATCAGCAAATCCACTTTTAATCAGCAGTACCTATTCCCTAAATATTGGTAACTTGATGTCCCTGAGTCATTTACTAAATGAAAAAGTGCAAATACAACTAGTATTAAATTCAAAACCTGTTGTGCCTGAGATTCCTAATGGGTTTAGTGACATATTTTTATATAGTCCCTCACCGGAATTTCAAGCTGAACTAGAGAAAACATATAAATTAGATACTGTTTACAAAGATGGTAAGCTGTCGCACCTGAAGAAAAAATTTAGTAAAACTGCTTAG
- a CDS encoding NAD(P)H-quinone oxidoreductase subunit 5 → MEVIYQYAWLIPALPLLGAMLVGLGLISLNQVTNRLRQLNAVVIISLMGAAMGLSLALLWSQFQGHEPYLRTFEWAAAGSFHLTMGYTIDHLTALMLVIVTTVAFLVMIYTDGYMAHDPGYVRFYAYLSLFGSSMLGLVVSPNLVQVYIFWELVGMCSYLLVGFWYDRKAAADACQKAFVTNRVGDFGLLLGILGLFWATGSFDFMIMGDRLSELVETGSVSNFLAIVLAILVFLGPVAKSAQFPLHVWLPDAMEGPTPISALIHAATMVAAGVFLIARMYPVFENVPAAMNVIAFTGAFTAFLGATIAITQNDIKKGLAYSTISQLGYMVMAMGLGAYSAGLFHLMTHAYFKAMLFLGSGSVIHGMEGVVGHDAVLAQDMRLMGGLRKYMPATSITFFIGCVAISGLPPFAGFWSKDEILGAAFAANPFLWLIGWLTAGITAFYMFRMYFSTFEGQFRGNDEKIKTQLKNAAAAAAGKLGVAELAPNFGPGAMKKGELAAHDSHGHHSTSPHESPWTMTLPLLVLAIPSMLIGLVGTPYANYFEQFIYSPNESLAEVMEKAAEFDPHEFYIMAGSSIAISVVGITLAVLMYLARKIDPAAIASKIKPLYELSLNKWYFDDIYHRVFVLGLRRVARQVMEVDFRVVDGAVNLTGFFTLVSGEGLKYLESGRVQFYALIVFGAVLGLVIVFGVT, encoded by the coding sequence ATGGAAGTAATCTATCAGTATGCCTGGCTGATTCCAGCATTACCTCTTTTAGGAGCAATGCTGGTCGGTCTAGGGTTAATCTCGTTAAATCAGGTGACAAATCGCCTGCGGCAGCTTAACGCTGTGGTAATCATCTCCCTGATGGGAGCAGCTATGGGGCTGTCGCTGGCCTTGCTGTGGAGTCAATTTCAAGGACATGAGCCTTATCTCCGTACCTTTGAGTGGGCAGCAGCAGGTAGTTTTCACCTGACAATGGGCTACACTATTGACCACCTGACAGCCTTAATGCTGGTGATTGTGACAACAGTAGCCTTCTTAGTCATGATTTACACTGATGGCTACATGGCGCATGACCCAGGTTACGTGCGGTTTTATGCCTATCTCAGCTTATTTGGTTCCTCAATGTTGGGTCTGGTGGTCAGCCCCAACCTGGTACAAGTTTATATTTTCTGGGAATTGGTAGGGATGTGTTCCTACCTCCTAGTCGGGTTTTGGTACGATCGCAAAGCAGCAGCAGATGCTTGTCAAAAGGCATTTGTCACTAACCGGGTGGGTGACTTCGGTCTACTCCTGGGAATTCTGGGGCTGTTTTGGGCAACAGGCAGCTTTGATTTCATGATTATGGGCGATCGCTTATCTGAACTAGTAGAAACCGGTTCTGTGAGCAATTTCCTCGCCATCGTGTTAGCAATTCTCGTCTTTCTCGGCCCAGTTGCTAAATCTGCTCAATTTCCCCTCCACGTCTGGCTACCAGATGCGATGGAAGGCCCCACCCCCATTTCTGCCCTCATCCATGCGGCAACAATGGTGGCAGCGGGTGTGTTTCTGATTGCCCGGATGTACCCAGTATTTGAAAACGTTCCCGCAGCTATGAACGTGATTGCCTTCACTGGGGCATTTACCGCGTTTTTAGGTGCGACTATCGCTATTACCCAAAACGACATCAAAAAGGGACTGGCTTATTCCACCATTTCCCAACTCGGTTACATGGTAATGGCGATGGGATTAGGCGCTTACTCTGCTGGATTATTTCACCTGATGACCCACGCCTATTTCAAGGCGATGCTATTCCTGGGTTCAGGTTCGGTAATTCATGGCATGGAAGGCGTTGTTGGTCATGATGCCGTTTTGGCGCAGGATATGCGCTTAATGGGCGGACTACGGAAGTATATGCCCGCAACTAGTATCACTTTCTTTATTGGTTGCGTGGCAATTTCCGGGCTTCCTCCTTTTGCTGGTTTTTGGTCAAAAGATGAAATTCTTGGTGCGGCTTTTGCTGCTAACCCCTTCTTGTGGTTGATTGGTTGGCTAACTGCCGGGATTACCGCTTTTTATATGTTCAGAATGTATTTCTCGACATTTGAAGGGCAATTCCGGGGTAATGACGAAAAAATCAAAACCCAACTCAAAAATGCTGCGGCTGCGGCTGCTGGAAAATTAGGTGTAGCAGAATTAGCGCCTAACTTTGGCCCAGGGGCAATGAAAAAAGGAGAATTGGCTGCACATGACTCCCACGGACACCACAGCACCTCTCCCCATGAGTCCCCTTGGACAATGACTTTACCGTTGTTGGTGTTGGCAATTCCTTCGATGTTGATTGGTTTGGTGGGTACTCCCTACGCCAATTATTTTGAGCAGTTCATCTATTCTCCTAACGAAAGTTTGGCTGAGGTGATGGAAAAAGCGGCTGAATTTGACCCCCATGAGTTTTACATCATGGCGGGTAGTTCAATTGCTATTTCTGTAGTGGGTATTACTTTGGCGGTGCTGATGTATTTAGCCCGGAAAATTGACCCCGCTGCGATCGCATCTAAAATCAAGCCTCTTTACGAACTATCCTTGAACAAGTGGTACTTTGATGACATTTATCATCGTGTCTTTGTCCTTGGTTTACGTCGTGTTGCTAGACAAGTGATGGAAGTTGATTTCCGCGTTGTTGACGGTGCTGTTAACTTGACAGGCTTCTTTACTCTTGTCAGTGGAGAAGGGTTGAAATACCTGGAAAGCGGTCGGGTTCAATTCTATGCCTTGATTGTATTTGGGGCTGTTTTGGGCTTGGTAATTGTTTTTGGTGTTACCTGA
- a CDS encoding thioredoxin family protein, translating to MVLSVSERTFTQEVLESPIPVLVNFEAPWCGLCRIIHPLLLQFQAQCDGEIKLVGVNADQNFKLSTTYRLKSLPTLLLIEKGIVRQRLEGFRSRDDLRLALEEIKLSYITNNKTYSTSKTADLECRTV from the coding sequence ATGGTGTTGTCGGTCAGTGAGCGGACATTTACTCAAGAAGTTTTAGAATCTCCAATTCCAGTGTTAGTTAATTTTGAGGCTCCTTGGTGTGGCTTGTGTCGCATCATCCACCCTTTGTTACTACAATTTCAAGCTCAATGCGACGGCGAAATCAAACTTGTGGGGGTTAACGCCGACCAAAATTTCAAGCTATCTACCACTTATAGACTTAAATCACTACCAACTTTACTGTTGATTGAAAAAGGTATAGTCCGCCAGCGCTTAGAAGGTTTTCGCAGTAGAGACGATTTACGTCTGGCCTTAGAAGAAATAAAACTCAGTTACATTACTAACAATAAAACATACAGTACGTCTAAAACAGCGGACTTAGAATGCCGCACAGTTTGA
- a CDS encoding NnrU family protein: protein MMPNPWFTSSYFVMLGLQLAFAIAHSGGAALRPWAEKYIGPRLYRILFALVSLPLAGILIVYFFNHRYDGLQLWQVQGIPGVKAVVWVLSAISFLFLYPATFNLLEIAAIQKPEVRLYETGIMRITRHPQMIGQVIWCVAHTLWLGTTFTLVTSLGLVLHHLFGVWHGDRRLRDRYGEAFEVVKQRTSIIPFQAIFDGRQSLKWEEFLRPAYLGVAIFVALLWWSHPLLVVATSRIAW, encoded by the coding sequence ATGATGCCGAATCCTTGGTTCACCTCCAGTTATTTTGTCATGCTGGGGCTACAATTAGCTTTTGCGATCGCTCACAGCGGAGGCGCAGCCCTTCGTCCTTGGGCAGAAAAATACATCGGACCAAGACTGTATCGCATTTTATTTGCATTAGTTAGCTTACCCTTAGCAGGAATATTAATTGTTTACTTTTTTAACCACCGTTATGATGGCTTGCAGCTGTGGCAAGTGCAAGGTATACCGGGAGTGAAAGCAGTAGTTTGGGTGCTATCAGCGATTTCGTTTTTATTTTTATACCCTGCCACCTTCAATTTACTAGAAATTGCGGCTATTCAAAAGCCAGAAGTTCGTCTCTACGAAACAGGAATTATGCGGATTACTCGCCATCCGCAAATGATAGGACAAGTGATTTGGTGCGTTGCCCATACCCTGTGGTTAGGGACTACTTTTACCCTAGTCACATCACTAGGTTTAGTGCTACATCACCTCTTTGGGGTTTGGCATGGAGATCGTCGTTTGCGCGATCGCTATGGAGAAGCTTTTGAAGTGGTTAAACAGCGAACTTCAATTATTCCCTTTCAAGCAATTTTTGATGGTCGTCAATCTCTCAAATGGGAAGAATTTCTGCGTCCTGCTTACTTGGGAGTTGCCATTTTTGTCGCTTTGCTTTGGTGGTCACACCCCTTGTTAGTCGTAGCAACTAGTAGGATAGCGTGGTAG
- a CDS encoding LysR family transcriptional regulator: MSDLPFTLDQLRILKAIAAEGSFKRAADSLYVSQPAVSLQVQNLERQLDVPLFDRGGRRAQLTEAGHLLLSYGEKILSLCQETCRAIEDLQNLQGGTLIVGASQTTGTYLLPRMIGMFRQKYPDVAVQLHVHSTRRTAWSVANGQVDLAIIGGEIPGELAESLEIVPYAEDELALILPTSHPFAKLETIQREDLYKLQFIALDSQSTIRKVIDQVLARCEIDTRRFKFEMELNSIEAIKNAVQSGLGAAFVSTAAIAKELQMGVLHRVPIEGVIVKRTLWLIVNPNRYRSKAAEAFSQEILPQFATPGWDGDTLKLSHKDLALATLDTLTPNSSDAE; this comes from the coding sequence ATGTCTGACCTTCCTTTCACTTTAGATCAGTTACGCATTCTCAAAGCGATCGCCGCAGAAGGGAGCTTCAAACGCGCCGCTGACAGTCTTTACGTCTCCCAACCAGCAGTCAGTTTGCAAGTACAAAACCTGGAACGCCAACTGGATGTCCCCTTATTTGATCGGGGAGGACGACGCGCCCAATTAACCGAAGCAGGGCATCTACTCCTGAGCTACGGTGAAAAAATCCTCAGTCTGTGTCAAGAAACTTGTCGCGCTATTGAGGATTTACAAAATCTCCAAGGCGGTACTTTAATTGTCGGAGCTTCTCAAACTACCGGCACTTATCTTTTACCGCGCATGATTGGAATGTTTCGACAAAAATATCCAGATGTGGCTGTACAATTACACGTCCACTCTACCCGTCGCACGGCTTGGAGTGTGGCTAATGGACAAGTTGATTTAGCGATCATTGGTGGCGAGATTCCCGGTGAACTGGCAGAATCTTTGGAAATCGTTCCTTACGCTGAAGATGAACTGGCGCTGATTTTACCTACATCCCATCCCTTTGCTAAACTCGAAACCATTCAAAGAGAAGACCTATATAAACTACAATTCATTGCTCTAGACTCCCAATCCACTATCCGCAAAGTCATTGATCAGGTATTAGCACGCTGTGAAATTGATACCAGACGTTTTAAATTTGAAATGGAACTAAATTCCATTGAAGCTATTAAAAACGCTGTGCAATCTGGATTGGGGGCAGCTTTTGTCTCTACTGCTGCGATCGCTAAAGAATTACAAATGGGTGTGCTGCATCGTGTTCCTATTGAAGGAGTTATCGTCAAACGCACTTTGTGGTTGATCGTTAATCCCAATCGCTATCGTTCTAAAGCCGCAGAAGCCTTTAGTCAGGAAATCTTACCCCAATTTGCTACTCCTGGATGGGATGGAGATACGTTAAAATTATCACACAAGGATTTAGCATTAGCTACATTAGATACACTAACACCCAACTCATCCGACGCAGAATAA